AAATTTTTCTTATTTGACGCAAGGATTTGATTTTTTACGCACTCAAAATCTTATTGACACAACATTTCATGATTTTTTAGAGCAAAATGTATCACATGATGAACGTGAAGATGAAGAGATGAACTTTGATCAAGTGATGATCAAAGCTGAAGATATTCTTACAAAAAATATGAAAAATACATTTTTACAAACGCTTGATACTACATTAAAAGAATATAAAAATCTTGATCAATTTGATGATCCTGTATTTTTGTATGTCATGCAACATAAAGATGATATGCAAGATATAGTCATTTTATGGTTTAATGAATGGAGCAATATTCAAGAGAGGCCTGTTATAAATACATTATACCATGCTATTTTGATTAATAATGCAGAAATAACAAAAATGTTAATTGATAAAGGTTTTAAGCCTACTATAAAAAATGGTCAGAATCTATTACACCTTGCTATTAGAAAAAATAATACAGAGATAGTAAAGATATTGATTGGTGCAGGTGCTCAGCTTAATATTGAAGATAAATATGGCAAAGCACCATTGCACCTTGCTGTTGATTGTGAAAATACAGAGATAGTGAAGATATTGATTAATGCAGGCGCTGATGTAAATATTGAAAATAAATATGGCAAATCACCATTGCACATTGCTGTTGATTGTAAAAATATAGAGATAGTGAAGATATTGATTAATGCAGGTGCTGATGTAAATATTAAAGATCGTATGACGGGCAATACTCTCTTAAATTTTGCAGTTTTAGAAAATAAAGAAAAAAAAATAAAAATATTGCTTGCTGTAGGTGCTCATGTGAATATTGAAGATAAACATGGTAATACTCCATTGCATAATGCAATTCTCTGTAATCAAGTAAAAATAGTAAAGATGTTACTGAGTGCAGGCGATGATATAAATATTCAAAATAAAAATGGTGAGACTCCATTGTATATTGCAGCTCAAATTAATAAACCAAAAATAGTACGCATGTTGATTTATGCAGGTGCGGATGTAAGAATTCAAAATAAAGATCATAGAACTTCATTACATGTAGCATCTAGCTATGGAGACAGATTAGATATAGTGAGTATGTTAATTGACAAGGGTGCTGATGTAAACATTCAGGATAAAAATGGTATAACTCCATTGCATGTAGCAGTTAGCTGCAGCAAATTTGATATAGTAAGTATATTGATTGACAAGGGTGCTGACTTAAATATTCAAAATAAACGTGGTAAAATAGCAGAACAAGAAGCTACAAATTTAGCAATGCAAGCTTTTTTTATAGGTGTACATGCTCGTCAAGCAGTATCGCATTGTACAATATCATGAATAAAAATAGATTTAAAAAAGATTGACCAAAATCATGTATAATATAAAAATATTAGTTTTGTTGATGTTTAGTTTGCAATCAATCAGTATGTACGCTATGCAAGAATCGCTGCACAATGTTGAGCGTGGACGGCAAGTTATGATTGATGATGCGGTTACAAATTTTTCTTATTTGACGCAAGGATTTGATTTTCTACAGACACAAGGGCTTATTGACACAACATTTCATGACTTTTTGCAGCAGAATATATCACATGATGAACATGAAGATGAAGAGATGAACTTTGATCAAGTGATGATCAAAGCTGAAGATGTTCTTACACTCCATATGAAGCATACATTTATAAAAGAACTAGATATGACGATGAAATATTATTACTCTGATGATCCTGTTTTTTTGTATGTTATGGAACATAAAGATACGAGTATGCCAGATATGGTTCGCTTATGGTTGCATGAATGGAGTAAAACTACAAATAAAGGGGGCTTTTTTCCATTGGATAGAGCTATATTGAATAGTAATAAAATAGCAAGGATGTTGATTGATGCAGGTGTGAATGTTGATATAAAAAATAGATATGGCCAAACTCCTTTGCATCAAGCTATTTTTTATAGTGAGATTGAAATCGTGCAAATGTTGATTGATGCAGGGGCTCGCCTTAATCTTCAAGATGAAAATGGTCTAACTCCATTGCATCTTGCAGTTAGGAATAATTCAACAAAAATAGTAGCAATGTTGATTGCCGCAGGCGCTAATCTTAGTATCAGAAATAAAGAGGGGAAAACTCCATTATATTCTGCTATAAGTCATAATGAAAAAGAAATAGCACACATGTTGATTCATGCTGGTGCTCATGTAAATCTTAAAAATAATTATGGTATATCTTTATTACATTTGGCAGCTACACACAATAATGAAGAAATAGTAAAAATGTTGCTTGCTGCAAGCGCTTGTATTAATCATCAAAATAAAAATGGTCAAACTCCTTTACATTTGGCAGTTAGTAACGATAATACTAACATAGCATTGATGCTTATTCATGCCGGAGCTGATACTTATATTCTTGATAAACATGGCAAAACAGTTGATCAGTTAGATGGTTGCACCAAGATAATAATAAAATCTATCGTACAAAATCGCGAGAAAAAGCAAAAGAAGATTGATGCTCAAGCTATCGCTCGTCTTAAAAAAAATTAAAAGCAAAATGTTTTAATCAATATACTATAAAAAACATTGACCCCGGAATAAAAACTGGGGTTTATTTTTTATGGTGATGAGCTATCATACAATAGGTGTACAACGCAAGCAGTCTGTAACTTTTAAAAAAATAAACAATTCAAAAATAAGAAAAATACAATGATGAAAAGAGTACGAGTATCAGTTTTTTTGATGCTTAGTTTGCACGTAATTAGTGTGTATGCTGCCCAAGATTTACCCCAAGATGTTGCTCTTGAGCGGCAAGTTATGATTGATAATGCTGTTAAGAATTTTTCTTATTTGACGCAAGGATTTGATTTTCTACAGACACAAGGGATTATTGATACAACATTTCATGATTTTTTAGAGCAAAATGTATCACATGATGAACATGAAGATGAAGAGATGAACTTTGATCATGTGATTATCCATGCAGAAGATGTTCTTACAAAAAATATGAAGGATAGATTTTTACAAACGCTTGATACTACATTAAAAGAATATAAAAAACTTGATGATTTTAATGATCCTGTCTTTTTGTATGTGATGCAACATAAAGATTATGATATGCGCGATATGGTTCATTTATGGTTGTATGAATGGTGTAATACTCAAAATAAATATAAAGATTTTAAATTGCATACAGCTATTTATCACAAAGAAATACTAAATATTTTGATTGATGCAGGCGTTGACCTTAATGCTAAAGATAGACTTGGCAAAACTCCATTGCATCTTCTTATTTATAACGGTAATACAAAATTAGTGAGTGTGTTGATAGCTGCAGGTGTTGATCTAAATATTAAAGATAGATTAGGTCAAACTCCATTGTATGATGCAATTTGGTCGGATAGAATAGAAAAATTTTGTATTTTGCTTGATGCAGGCGTTGATCTAAATATTCAAGATAACGTTGGTTACACTCCATTACATTATGCAGCTTTGAAAAATAAGGTAGAAAAAGTAAAAATTTTGATAGCAGCAGGTGTTGACGTAAATCTTCAAGATAAACGAGGTAAAACAGCTGAGCAATCAAGTAACGATAAAAAAATTAAAGCTATTTTTAAAAAAGCGCATGCATCTCAAGCAAGATCGCACTGCGTAATATCATAAATAACAACAGATTTTAAAATTATGTGTTTTTATAATGGCGAATTACCATGAAGTATGTGTACAACGCAAGCAGTCTGTAACTTTTGAAAAAATAAACAATTCAAAAATAAGAAAAATGCAATGATGAAAAGAGTACGAGTATCAGTTTTTTTGATGCTTAGTTTGCACGTAATAAGTGTGTATGCTGCCCAAGATTTACCCCAAGATGTTGCTCATGAGCGGCAAGAGATGATTAAGAATGTTGGTACAAGTCTTCCTTATTTATCGCAAGGTTTTGATTTGCTCAAAGATCAAAATATTGTTGATACAAATTTTTATGATTTTTTAGAGCAGCATCTATCGCACGATGAACGTGAAGATGAAGAGATGAACTTTGATCAAGTCATTATCCAGGCTGAAGATATTCTTATAACAAATATGAAGGATACATTCTTTAAAACGCTTACTACTGCAATAAATTACGATAAACCTCTCGATCAATTTGATGACCCTATTTTTAGACATGTCATGCTGTATAAAGATAATATGCAGGATATAGTCATTTTATGGTTTAATGAATGGAGCAATATTCAAGAGATGCCTGTTGTAAATCCATTATACCATGCTATTTTGATTAATAATGCAGAAATAACAAAAATGTTAATTGATAAAGGTTTTAAGCCTACTATAAAAAATGGTCAGAATCTACTAGTCCATGCTGTTCGCAAAAATAATACAGAGATAGTGAAGATGTTGATTGATGCAGGTGCTCAGTTTACTATTCGAGATAAACATGGTTACACTCCATTGGACTATGCTGCTAGTTCTGAAAATACAGAGATATTGAAAATATTGATTTATGCAGGCGCTCATGTAAATATTGAAGATAAAGATAAAAAAACTCCATTACACTTTGCTACTCTTTATAACAATAATACAGAAATGGTGAAGATATTGATTCATGCAGGCGCTCATGTAAATATTGAAGATAAAGATAAAAAAACTCCATTACACTTTGCTGCTAGTTCTGAAAATACAGAGATAGTGAAAATATTGATTGATGCAGGTGCTCAGCTTAATATTGAAGATAAAGATAAAAAAACTCCATTACACTTTGCTGCTGATTATAATAATACAGAGATAGCGAAGGTATTGATTGATGCAGGCGCTCAGCTTAATATGCAAGATGAAGATGGCAAAGCACCGTTGCATTATGCAATTATTTTCAATATAAAAAAATTAGTAAAAATGTTGATAGCAGCAGGTGCTGACATAAATATTAAAGATAAAAAAGGTTGGACCCCATTGCATTATGTAGCTTTTTTAGATTTTTATAATACAAAAATAGTACGTACGCTTATTAAAAAAGGCGCTGATGTAAATATTAAAGATGAATCTGGAACTACTCCATTACATTGTGCAGTTTACTGCGATAATAATGGAGCAAAAAAAGTAAGTATGCTTATTAATGCAGGTGCCGATGTAAATATTAAAAATGAATATGGTTGGACTCCATTATATTATGCAGCTTTGAAAAATAAGGTAGAAAAAGTAAAAATTTTGATAGCAGCAGGCGCTGACATAAATATTCAAGATGAATCTGGTCAAACAGCAGAGCAAGCAAGTGACGATAAAAAAATTAAAGCTATTTTTAAAAAAGCGCATGCATCTCAAGCAAGATCGCATTGCGTAATATCATAAATAACAACAGATTTTAAAAATAGATGTTTTCAAGCTAATGAGTTATCATAAAATAGTTTTACAACGCAAGCAGTCTGTACCTTTTAAAAAATTAAACAATTCAAAAATAAGAAAGATGCAATCATGAAAAGAGTACAAGTATCAGTTTTTTTGATGCTTAGTTTGCACGTAATGAGTATGTACGCTGCCCAAGAATTGCCGCAAAATTTGCAACAGAATCGACAAACTATGATTGATGATGCTGTTAAAAATTATCCCTGCTTAACACACGGTTTTGATTGGACCCAGTTGTATAGTGAACATTCAAGAGATAATTTAAAAAAAGCATATAAATTGATTGATGAAGGTGTAGATGTAAATGTTAAAAATGAATATAATAACACTCCGCTACATAATGCTATCTGGTGTAATAATAAAGAAATGGTAAGCAAGTTGCTTGTTGTAGGAGCTGATGTAAATATTCAAAATGGAAAAAGTGAAACTCCGTTGCATTGTGCTGCTCGGTATAGTATTACAGAAATAGTAAAAATGTTGCTTGATCTAAATGCTGATATAAATATTCAAGATCAACGTGGTAGAACTCCATTACATCGGGGAGTTTGGTCTAATAATACAGAAATAGTAAAGATATTAATAGCTGCAGGCGCTGATGTAAATATTCAATATCAAGATAAATTTGGTAAGAATCCATTGCATTATGCAGTTTGGAGAAATAATACAGAAATAGTAAAGATGTTAATAGCTGCAGGAGCTGATCTAAATATTCAAAATAAATTTGGTAAAACAGCTGAACAAGAAGCTACAACTCAAGAAATGAGAGCAATTTTTGCACAAGCGGTACAGGAACGGCAAGCAAAATTTAATGTCCAATCTATGGCTTGATATAAAAAATTAAAAACATATTAAAAATCAAGAAAATAATTATGAAAAAAATACAAATATTAGTTTTGTTAATGTTAAGTATGCAGTCAATAAGTATGTACGCTGCACAAGAATTGCCGCAAAATTTGCAACAGAGTCGACAAACTATGATTGATCATGCGGTTAAAAATCATCCCTGCTTAACAGAGAGTTTTGATTTTTTACAAACTCAAAATCTTGTAGATACAAGCTTTCATGATTTTTTAGAGCAAAATGTATCGTATCATGAAGATTCACATGAGGAGATACAATTTGATCAAGCTATTGTCAATGCACAAGATATTATTACAAAAAATATGAAAATTACATTTTTAAATAATATGATTCTTGGAATAAGGAAGATTGATCTTGATACATGTGATGATCCTATATTTTTATATGTCATGAAGCATGAAAATGGCCACATGTCTGATTTCGTCCGTGTATGGTTGCATGAAACGGGAAACCTATTGAAATTTGCTGCTTATTATGGCAATGCTAAAATAGTACGTATGTGTCTTACTGCAGGTTGTGATGTGAATGTTCAAGATCAAAATGGTATAACTCCATTAGGTTACATTGCAAAAAATTTTGATTACTGTGGTTCTCATACAAAAATAGTAAAGATGTTGATAGCTGCAGGCGCTCATGTAAATATTCAAGATGAATATAGTAACACCCCATTAATGTATGCTGCTTGTTTTAATAATACAGAAATAGTACGTATGCTTATCGGTGCAGGCGCTCAGGTAAATATTCAAAATAAATATGGTAGAACGCCATTGCATGAGGCAGCTTTGAAAAATAAGCCAGTAATAGTAAGCATGCTGCTTGCTGCAGGAGGTAATGTAAATATTCAAAATAAACGTGGTTGGACTCCATTGCATTTAGCTGCTTGTTTTGGTGAGACCGAAATGGTAAATATGTTTGTTGCTGCAGGTGCTGATGTAGATATTCAAGATAAAGATGGTAGAACAGCTGTGCAAGAAGCTAGAACTTTAAAAATAGAAAATATTTTGAAAAAACAACAAAAAATAGCTAAGGCGTGAGCTATTGCTTGATTGAAAAAACAACAAAAATTAAAAAAATGTTAATTTAGTAAAAGAGAGCGAGTTGTAATAACTCGCTCTCTTTTACTAAAATTTATTGATTAACCAGCATTGGTCTATCAGTTGCTTTGGTAGCATGCTGAATAGTTGCTATTTTTTCTTGAAGAGTGTTGATATTTTTTTTAATTTTTTTGATATCGATTGTATCGGGAAGTTGAATTTGCTCAACTGTTTGTAAACCTATAATCATATTATTTAATTTGCTTGCAACGGCATCAACATTTGTAGCTGTTAAGCCTTGAGTGATTGATTGAAGTGATTGCGCATACTCTTTAATTTGATTTATAATTTGTAGCTTGTTAACAAGATAATCAACTTCTAAGCGGGTTACAGCAAGTTGCAAACTTAAGCTTGCAGCTTTATCAGAAGATTCAAAAAGTCGCAATGATTGTGCAAGATCATTAACGCCTTGTTCAATCATTTTAAAATCAGGTTTTTTTGAAGTCAGCATATCTTTTAATTTTTTACATTTTGCATAAAATGAACTGACGTCATTCAGGCTATAAACTATACCATTGAGATCAACACCGTCTTGATCTATTTTCATCGTGCCAGATTTTGACAAATTAATTGCGTAAATTCCTGATGGTTTATTTGTTCTATCAGTTACAACCTCGTCATTGTAGTAAATAATTTGTGGCAAGTCAGATTGCATACGTTTAATCGTAATTTTTTTTATACCACTGTTGTCAAAATTTAGCTTTGGTAAAGGATTGTCGTATTGATTAATTCCGTTATCTAAGTTTTTTTGAACATTTAAATTTTCGCTTGGGTTGACTTGTATTGCATACGTTTTTTTTTCTGTATCAATTGTTACGGTTGCTTGTTGAGACATCAAATTAGTAACCGTTATTGTGCCTGCAGCTACGAATTGAAAATGCATGATAATGGCTAAGAGCATAATTACTATTTTTTTCATAGGATTTTTTCCATTTTTATATAAAATCTATAAGCACACGGTAACAAAAACAGTAATTTAAAATCAATGGTCCTGTGTATGATTATTAAAAAATAGATTGGATATAATGTATGAAGCAAACTCTCACGGTTATAACTTTTTTTTCAATTTTTTTATGTGTATCGTTCTATGCGCAATCAGAAGAAAATAGACCTGAATGTACGATAGAACATGTTGATACTCTTGCAGAGCTTAAGAAACAGTTTGAAAATTATGATACTGAGCAAATTTTTGAGTCTGATGAAGATGATGATTTTAAAATTATTTTTGATTTAGAAGATATCTATCCACTTGTTGATTACGATACGATTTGTGCTGAATGCGAAATTCAAGATTTTCTTAACAATGCAGTGCTGATAATTGATCCAATGATTCCCGATGTTCCTCAAGCTCCAGAGTCAGTTGATGTGATTGTTGCACAAGAATATCAAGAAGATGCTCAACATAAAGTTGAAATTGAAGAGAACGTCAAAGACGTACCTCGTCCTAAAAAACGTAGTTGGTTTGGTAAGAAATCAAAAAAGAACAAAGTTGCACAATAACTTGCGATAAAAGTAGCCTATCAGAAAAACAGGAGCTACTTTTTTACTTTTTTCCAGAGCATGCTAAAATTAAAGAAGCTTAAAAATTTTTATCATGTGTGGAGTATTATGAGCAAGTTGCCGGATATTACAAAAAAGTTTCCTGATTGGTATCAAGAAGTTATCTATGAAGCAGAATTAGCTGAACAAGCTCCTGTTAGAGGATGCGTCGTAATTCGTCCTTATGGCAATGCGATTTGGGAAGAGATCAAAGCTGTTTTAGATAAAAAAATTAAAGACACTGGTCATGAAAATGCAATATTCCCACTCTTAATTCCTTTATCTTTTTTAGAAAAAGAGGCAGAACACGTCGCAGGTTTTGCACCTGAACTTGCTATTGTAACCCATGCTGGTGGTAAAAAATTGGAAGAACCGTTAGTCGTTCGTCCAACATCAGAGACGATGATTCATGCAATGTTTGCAAAATGGATTAAGTCATACCGCGACCTTCCTTTGAAAATTAATCAGTGGGCAAACGTCATGCGTTGGGAAAAGCGTCCACGCGCTTTCTTACGTACTTCAGAATTCTTCTGGCAAGAAGGACACACTGCTCACGAAACACACGAAGAAGCTTTGCAAGAAACTTTACTGATGCTCAGCGAATATGTTGATTTAGCACAAAATTATCTAGCAATCCCGGTTATTCAAGGGCGTAAGTCTCCATCGGAGCAGTTTCCTGGAGCTGAAGCAACCTACACGTTTGAAGGTTTTATGATTGATGGTAAAGCTTTGCAGATGGGAACATCGCATTTGCTTTCTCAAAATTTTGCAAAATCATTTGATATGAAATTTCAGAACAAAGAAGGGCAGATAGCATACCCTTATTTAACAAGCTGGGGAGCTACAACTCGTTTAGTTGGCGCTATTATTGCTTCGCATGGCGACCAAAAAGGTTTAATTATTCCACCTCGTATTGCACCAATTCAGTTAGTGATTATTCCAATTTATCGATCAGATGAAGAAAAACTACATGTCTTAGCTGCAGCACATGAGATGACAAACATCTTGAAAAAAGCTGGTATTCGTGTTAAGTGTGATGACAATGACAATATGAAACCAGGTGCTAAGTTCTTTAAATGGGAACTTCGTGGTATTCCTTTCCGTTTAGAAATTGGACCACGTG
This genomic interval from Candidatus Chromulinivorax destructor contains the following:
- a CDS encoding ankyrin repeat domain-containing protein; translated protein: MKKIQVAVLLMLGLHVISMYAFQESLHDFEHGRQSMIDDAVTNFSYLTQGFDFLRTQNLIDTTFHDFLEQNVSHDEREDEEMNFDQVMIKAEDILTKNMKNTFLQTLDTTLKEYKNLDQFDDPVFLYVMQHKDDMQDIVILWFNEWSNIQERPVINTLYHAILINNAEITKMLIDKGFKPTIKNGQNLLHLAIRKNNTEIVKILIGAGAQLNIEDKYGKAPLHLAVDCENTEIVKILINAGADVNIENKYGKSPLHIAVDCKNIEIVKILINAGADVNIKDRMTGNTLLNFAVLENKEKKIKILLAVGAHVNIEDKHGNTPLHNAILCNQVKIVKMLLSAGDDINIQNKNGETPLYIAAQINKPKIVRMLIYAGADVRIQNKDHRTSLHVASSYGDRLDIVSMLIDKGADVNIQDKNGITPLHVAVSCSKFDIVSILIDKGADLNIQNKRGKIAEQEATNLAMQAFFIGVHARQAVSHCTIS
- a CDS encoding ankyrin repeat domain-containing protein, whose protein sequence is MYNIKILVLLMFSLQSISMYAMQESLHNVERGRQVMIDDAVTNFSYLTQGFDFLQTQGLIDTTFHDFLQQNISHDEHEDEEMNFDQVMIKAEDVLTLHMKHTFIKELDMTMKYYYSDDPVFLYVMEHKDTSMPDMVRLWLHEWSKTTNKGGFFPLDRAILNSNKIARMLIDAGVNVDIKNRYGQTPLHQAIFYSEIEIVQMLIDAGARLNLQDENGLTPLHLAVRNNSTKIVAMLIAAGANLSIRNKEGKTPLYSAISHNEKEIAHMLIHAGAHVNLKNNYGISLLHLAATHNNEEIVKMLLAASACINHQNKNGQTPLHLAVSNDNTNIALMLIHAGADTYILDKHGKTVDQLDGCTKIIIKSIVQNREKKQKKIDAQAIARLKKN
- a CDS encoding ankyrin repeat domain-containing protein codes for the protein MMKRVRVSVFLMLSLHVISVYAAQDLPQDVALERQVMIDNAVKNFSYLTQGFDFLQTQGIIDTTFHDFLEQNVSHDEHEDEEMNFDHVIIHAEDVLTKNMKDRFLQTLDTTLKEYKKLDDFNDPVFLYVMQHKDYDMRDMVHLWLYEWCNTQNKYKDFKLHTAIYHKEILNILIDAGVDLNAKDRLGKTPLHLLIYNGNTKLVSVLIAAGVDLNIKDRLGQTPLYDAIWSDRIEKFCILLDAGVDLNIQDNVGYTPLHYAALKNKVEKVKILIAAGVDVNLQDKRGKTAEQSSNDKKIKAIFKKAHASQARSHCVIS
- a CDS encoding ankyrin repeat domain-containing protein translates to MMKRVRVSVFLMLSLHVISVYAAQDLPQDVAHERQEMIKNVGTSLPYLSQGFDLLKDQNIVDTNFYDFLEQHLSHDEREDEEMNFDQVIIQAEDILITNMKDTFFKTLTTAINYDKPLDQFDDPIFRHVMLYKDNMQDIVILWFNEWSNIQEMPVVNPLYHAILINNAEITKMLIDKGFKPTIKNGQNLLVHAVRKNNTEIVKMLIDAGAQFTIRDKHGYTPLDYAASSENTEILKILIYAGAHVNIEDKDKKTPLHFATLYNNNTEMVKILIHAGAHVNIEDKDKKTPLHFAASSENTEIVKILIDAGAQLNIEDKDKKTPLHFAADYNNTEIAKVLIDAGAQLNMQDEDGKAPLHYAIIFNIKKLVKMLIAAGADINIKDKKGWTPLHYVAFLDFYNTKIVRTLIKKGADVNIKDESGTTPLHCAVYCDNNGAKKVSMLINAGADVNIKNEYGWTPLYYAALKNKVEKVKILIAAGADINIQDESGQTAEQASDDKKIKAIFKKAHASQARSHCVIS
- a CDS encoding ankyrin repeat domain-containing protein — encoded protein: MKRVQVSVFLMLSLHVMSMYAAQELPQNLQQNRQTMIDDAVKNYPCLTHGFDWTQLYSEHSRDNLKKAYKLIDEGVDVNVKNEYNNTPLHNAIWCNNKEMVSKLLVVGADVNIQNGKSETPLHCAARYSITEIVKMLLDLNADINIQDQRGRTPLHRGVWSNNTEIVKILIAAGADVNIQYQDKFGKNPLHYAVWRNNTEIVKMLIAAGADLNIQNKFGKTAEQEATTQEMRAIFAQAVQERQAKFNVQSMA
- a CDS encoding ankyrin repeat domain-containing protein, with product MKKIQILVLLMLSMQSISMYAAQELPQNLQQSRQTMIDHAVKNHPCLTESFDFLQTQNLVDTSFHDFLEQNVSYHEDSHEEIQFDQAIVNAQDIITKNMKITFLNNMILGIRKIDLDTCDDPIFLYVMKHENGHMSDFVRVWLHETGNLLKFAAYYGNAKIVRMCLTAGCDVNVQDQNGITPLGYIAKNFDYCGSHTKIVKMLIAAGAHVNIQDEYSNTPLMYAACFNNTEIVRMLIGAGAQVNIQNKYGRTPLHEAALKNKPVIVSMLLAAGGNVNIQNKRGWTPLHLAACFGETEMVNMFVAAGADVDIQDKDGRTAVQEARTLKIENILKKQQKIAKA
- the proS gene encoding proline--tRNA ligase produces the protein MSKLPDITKKFPDWYQEVIYEAELAEQAPVRGCVVIRPYGNAIWEEIKAVLDKKIKDTGHENAIFPLLIPLSFLEKEAEHVAGFAPELAIVTHAGGKKLEEPLVVRPTSETMIHAMFAKWIKSYRDLPLKINQWANVMRWEKRPRAFLRTSEFFWQEGHTAHETHEEALQETLLMLSEYVDLAQNYLAIPVIQGRKSPSEQFPGAEATYTFEGFMIDGKALQMGTSHLLSQNFAKSFDMKFQNKEGQIAYPYLTSWGATTRLVGAIIASHGDQKGLIIPPRIAPIQLVIIPIYRSDEEKLHVLAAAHEMTNILKKAGIRVKCDDNDNMKPGAKFFKWELRGIPFRLEIGPRDLAAGTAMIASRLSGEKQSIAMNDLITLLPGMLDQFHHELFATAQARYEKMWHKIEKIENFGKQLEEQAGIYQTGWCRDAACEQLLKPFTGSIRCLLSDRQEMKECFGCNKPSVVDVIAGKSY